A window of Mytilus edulis chromosome 10, xbMytEdul2.2, whole genome shotgun sequence contains these coding sequences:
- the LOC139491134 gene encoding rab-like protein 2A gives MANVAPDYDKAGDDGCTKVKVICLGDSAVGKSKLVERFLMDGYKPQQLSTFALTLFNYQTEVNKEKVSVDFWDTAGQERFNNMHPSYYHQAHACIIVFDTTRKITYKNLPNWLKELREYRPEIPCLCAANKIDVDVSVTTKSFNFAKKHNMPFYFCSASDGTNVVRLFKDAIRAAVAYKNNSTDFMDEIMRELENFELETDKKDNEVDSGLDSTGNSDEQKQTTAS, from the exons ATGGCGAATGTTGCACCTGACTACGACAAAGCCGGTGATGATGGCTGTACTAAGGTCAAAGTGATTTGCCTAGGAGACAGTGCTGTCGGCAAATCAAA GTTAGTTGAAAGATTTTTAATGGATGGATA TAAACCTCAACAGTTATCTACCTTTGCATTAACGTTGTTCAATTACCAGACAGAAGTCAACAAAGAAAAAGTTTCAGTTG atttttgGGACACAGCAGGTCAGGAGAGATTTAACAACATGCATCCTTCATATTATCATCAAGCACATGCCTGTATAATT GTATTTGATACAACAAGAAAAATAACATATAAGAATCTGCCGAACTGGTTAAAAGAGTTACGAGAATATAGACCTGAAATACCCTGTTTATGTGCTGCCAATAAAATAGATG TTGATGTGTCAGTGACTACAAAATCCTTTAATTTTGCCAAGAAACACAACAtgccattttatttttgttctgcATCAGATGGAACCAATGTCGTGAGG ttatttaaaGATGCTATACGAGCAGCAGTTGCATATAAGAATAACTCAACAGATTTTATGGATGAAATCATGAGAGAATTAGAG AACTTTGAATTAGAAACAGATAAAAAGGACAATGAAGTAGATAGTGGTTTAGATTCCACAGGCAATTCAGATGAacagaaacaaacaacagcaAGCTGA